Genomic segment of Drosophila simulans strain w501 chromosome 2R, Prin_Dsim_3.1, whole genome shotgun sequence:
GAACTGCTGAAGATCCGCTTTGGTGAATCGCTGCTGCACAGCTGCGAGGTGATGTTGAAAGACGTAACCGACTCCAAGCGAATTAACGCACACATCCACAGCGATGGCGACCGAACTGAAAGTGAGTGACTCTTAACCTTCAAAATGTGAACGTGGCTTTAACGAAAACGTCTCATTTTAGATCAGTTGTTCGACATCTCCTCGCTGATTGTTTCTGCCCAGTTTTGGCCGTCCTTCAATAAAGAGAGCCTCCAACTTCCTGAGGAGATTGAGAATGAGTTCAAGAAGTACACCAAGGCCTACGAGGCGTACAAGGGCAACCGTACGCTCAACTGGCGTACAGTGACGGGTCGTGTAAATATTGAAATCGAGATCGGGGATCGGACCATGGAAATGGTTGTGAGCCCCATTTTGGCGGTTATTATATACCACTTTCAAAATAAGAGTACGTTATTACAGGGCAGTGAAGTTCTACAGTTTTACAACCGCATGGTCATATTTTTCAGATGAATGGGCTATCGAGGATCTTAGTTCCATTACGAAAGTTCCAGCGTCTGCTCTGAGGCGTCGTCtgagtttttggcaaaacCACGGGTTGATCTCGGAAACGACACCCGGAATTTTCACGCTACTGGAAAAGGAATCGGAGAAGTCTCAGTACGAGGACATGAGTCTGGCAGAAGCCGACGAAGAGGATTTGGAATCCGCAATGGCTTCTGCCAGCGATCAAAGGGAAGAAGAACTCCAAGTAAGTGGTAGCAACTGTGCCTCCTTCCGGCGTTTTCTCATGCAATTATGCCACGCAGGTTTTTTGGTCCTATATTGTTGGAATGCTCACGAATCTGGACTCCATGCCAATTGACCGAATCCACCAGATGCTGAAGCTGTTCGCCTCCCACAGCGGCGGAGTGGAGTTTACTCAGGATGAGCTGAAACACTTTCTGCAGCGAAAAGTCAGGGAGCACAAGCTAATATTCTCGGGTGGAGTTTATCAATTGGCCAAATAAGTTCAGGAGATTACCAAAACCAAGTTGCAACGACCGAAGGAAtcatgaaataaataatgaataaacGCGATAACGTTTATGAAATTTACTGTTCCATGTTAAACGTATATTTTTCCAAACTGCCGTCTTATCTATTTCTATTCAGAGCTTATCTCTCTCACCCACGTACACACAAAGCCTTTGCCCAAACTTGTTTGGCTTGGGAATTCGGAACAGAATGCAAGCAATCTTATGTGAAAAGAAGAACACACAGTAAAATACGTCTAatgcttaatttatttcaagttATATTAAGGTATATGCTAATCCCGTTATCAACAAATTCAAACTGCTTAGGGCTCTAAAACTAAAGGCGAAGAAAAGTGTACTTGGTTTTGATATACTTTACAGGGTTAAACAGTTTTTGGCTTCATAAAATCAATCACGAACGCAGTGGTTAAATCGATCCCTTTATACACGCAAACAACTTGTAATTTAATGCTGTAATCGTTCTAAACTGTAATCTGTACATCAAAAGTTACATCAGGTAGGCGGACCGGCTAGTCCTCGTGCAAGAATCGAGCTTGGTAGACACGTTCTCGGTGAACTGGGGTCAGGACGGCGTTGAGAATCGGTGAAATCCGTCGAATCCGCTGCTGAAAGCGATCCCGATCCCGCGCCATTACCTGCCATTCGCTCTTCCTGGCAGCCCGATAAGCGTAGTCCCAGGCGAGCATTACGTGAACTTCGGGTTTCATGTTGAAACGAACCTGTGggcataaattgaaaattagaTACGCCAACTTATGCCGCGCAAAAGCCTTCTTCACCTTCTTGACAGGAGCCGAGCTGTCGTCGCTGCACTGGCAGGCCTTTAGCTCCTCGGTATCCTCATCCTCACCGCATGCTGTAAACTGCACGCTgctgtcgtcgtcatcatcatcctcgtcTTCCTCGACATCCTCATCTGCCTGTTCTGCGTCGTCCTCAAAGCAAATGAAGCTGTCCTCACTGCACTCGGAAATACTACGCTGCCGCTGCAAGGAGCTCTTGGGAGTCGATTCTTGCGAACAGCCAGCGTTGTTGTTCCGGTCACTGGAGGCTTGACTAGTGGGGCACTCCTCCGCGGTTTCCTTAAAGCCGTGGTGCGGATGCAGGTCAATAAAGAAGTAGCACGAGGACGGCACGCAACGCCGCAAGGCGTCCAACTCGATTCCCGCCATCTTGGCGCCCGGCGGACTCTGGGCGTTGACGCACTTGTGCAGGGCGGTCTGCATTTGAGTTACTACGTCCATGGCCATTAACTTGAAGGACATCATGGTGGCCAGCGGATTCAGGGGGTCTGGCTGCAGGGTTGGGATCCTTAAATCCTCGGGGACCTCGAGCGGTTTGACCTCGGGTGCTTCCTGATGCACCTTGTTTGGCTTCCACAGTGTACGTGATCCAGCGGAGAGGGGACGTGACGGCCCGAACCGATATTGCTCGTAGATAGGGGAACTCATGTTTGCAATCAGGCGGAGA
This window contains:
- the LOC6735984 gene encoding uncharacterized protein LOC6735984, producing MSKFHTLMGALFDPFLFVLRLIANMSSPIYEQYRFGPSRPLSAGSRTLWKPNKVHQEAPEVKPLEVPEDLRIPTLQPDPLNPLATMMSFKLMAMDVVTQMQTALHKCVNAQSPPGAKMAGIELDALRRCVPSSCYFFIDLHPHHGFKETAEECPTSQASSDRNNNAGCSQESTPKSSLQRQRSISECSEDSFICFEDDAEQADEDVEEDEDDDDDDSSVQFTACGEDEDTEELKACQCSDDSSAPVKKVRFNMKPEVHVMLAWDYAYRAARKSEWQVMARDRDRFQQRIRRISPILNAVLTPVHRERVYQARFLHED